Proteins from a genomic interval of Phaeobacter gallaeciensis DSM 26640:
- a CDS encoding cupin domain-containing protein — protein sequence MEKGITKASEGIQGMSWTVVGQTYVPKLLSNDAFIWDAVLPADTFVPPHIHPTQDEWISVLAGELEVEFLGDIHKAGPGDMVRMPKGKAHAIFNRSGAEAHCIFGVAPARKLFDLFIELDGVTDPAELVRLSALHEVDFLPPPADA from the coding sequence ATGGAAAAAGGGATCACCAAGGCAAGCGAGGGCATCCAGGGGATGTCTTGGACGGTGGTGGGACAGACCTACGTCCCCAAATTGCTCAGCAATGATGCGTTTATTTGGGATGCGGTTTTGCCTGCCGATACGTTTGTGCCGCCGCATATCCACCCCACGCAGGATGAATGGATCAGCGTCTTGGCAGGGGAGCTGGAGGTGGAATTTCTAGGCGATATCCACAAAGCCGGACCCGGCGATATGGTGCGTATGCCAAAGGGCAAAGCCCACGCGATTTTTAATCGGTCCGGCGCAGAAGCGCACTGCATTTTCGGCGTGGCGCCCGCGCGCAAGCTGTTTGATCTGTTCATTGAATTGGACGGCGTGACTGATCCGGCGGAACTGGTGCGCCTGTCTGCCCTGCATGAGGTCGATTTCCTGCCACCCCCAGCTGATGCCTGA
- a CDS encoding flavin-containing monooxygenase, whose protein sequence is MIKRKTVAVIGGGVSGLAAAKAFDERGHRVIGFERSHDFGGVWELSRSYPDVQTQSPKDLYCYTDHPMPAEYPEWPKGPQVHAYLHSYAEKHRLARLFRLNTSITAMDRRQDGQPGWTLTLEAAGQIWQQDFDFVAICTGQFSEKNIIRHPGQEEFVARGGQVMHSSDYTDPSLMAGKDVVVLGGSKSATDIAVNAAKNGAKSVRLVYRENVWRVPYFVGGINFKKLLYMRAQEQQFNQWGKNPLQRVIAAALKPLVWANFRGLETLLKLQLGLKKHNMVPTTPIEKEVSCSVPIVTPGLFEGLNDGSITSVIGTFESYQEDGLRLSTGEVVPCDIAILAVGWKLGVPYLAQEYRDKLIEDDGQYRVYRLSVNPDLPEMGFVGFNSSFCTVLSAEMIANWLVRYADGQLAHQPSRAEMDDSIEMMLNWRRRERPAARVYGGLCSAPFHFKHFDELLSDMGARVHKRKNPLVEQFSPPDATAYGQFLATTPQYRVG, encoded by the coding sequence ATGATAAAACGAAAAACGGTTGCCGTAATCGGTGGGGGTGTCAGCGGTTTGGCCGCAGCCAAAGCTTTTGATGAGCGCGGGCATCGAGTGATCGGGTTCGAACGCAGCCATGACTTTGGGGGGGTCTGGGAATTGTCACGCTCCTACCCGGACGTGCAGACACAATCGCCAAAAGATCTCTATTGCTACACCGACCATCCGATGCCCGCGGAGTATCCGGAATGGCCCAAGGGACCGCAGGTCCATGCCTATCTGCACTCCTATGCAGAGAAACACCGGCTGGCGCGGCTGTTCCGGCTCAACACTTCGATCACAGCGATGGACCGGCGGCAGGATGGCCAACCGGGATGGACCCTCACACTTGAGGCCGCTGGCCAGATCTGGCAGCAGGATTTCGATTTTGTGGCGATCTGCACCGGTCAGTTTTCGGAAAAGAACATCATCCGCCATCCAGGTCAGGAGGAGTTTGTCGCGCGGGGTGGGCAGGTGATGCACTCGTCGGATTACACAGATCCCAGCCTGATGGCGGGGAAGGACGTGGTGGTCCTCGGCGGGTCCAAGTCTGCCACCGATATTGCTGTCAATGCAGCCAAGAACGGCGCAAAATCTGTACGGCTGGTCTACCGGGAGAACGTCTGGCGCGTGCCCTATTTCGTCGGCGGCATCAACTTCAAGAAGCTGCTCTATATGCGGGCGCAGGAACAGCAGTTCAATCAATGGGGCAAAAATCCCTTGCAGCGTGTCATCGCGGCAGCGCTGAAGCCTCTTGTCTGGGCCAATTTTCGCGGGTTGGAAACCCTGCTGAAACTGCAACTGGGACTTAAGAAGCACAATATGGTGCCCACCACTCCCATTGAGAAAGAAGTGTCCTGCTCCGTGCCGATTGTGACGCCGGGTCTCTTTGAGGGGCTGAATGACGGCAGTATCACATCCGTCATCGGCACCTTTGAGAGCTATCAGGAGGACGGTCTGCGGCTGAGCACTGGCGAAGTGGTTCCCTGCGATATCGCCATTCTGGCGGTTGGCTGGAAGCTTGGCGTACCCTATCTGGCGCAAGAGTACCGAGACAAGCTGATAGAGGACGACGGGCAGTATCGCGTCTACCGACTGTCGGTGAACCCGGATCTGCCGGAAATGGGGTTTGTCGGGTTCAATTCCAGCTTCTGCACAGTTCTGTCGGCCGAGATGATCGCCAACTGGCTGGTGCGCTATGCCGACGGGCAATTGGCCCATCAGCCGAGTCGCGCTGAGATGGATGACAGTATTGAGATGATGTTGAACTGGCGCCGCCGCGAGCGGCCAGCGGCACGAGTTTACGGCGGGCTGTGTTCAGCGCCCTTTCATTTCAAACACTTCGACGAACTGCTGTCGGATATGGGCGCGCGGGTGCACAAGCGCAAAAACCCGCTGGTGGAGCAATTTTCACCGCCAGACGCGACAGCCTACGGACAGTTTCTCGCCACGACTCCGCAATACCGGGTCGGCTGA
- a CDS encoding MOSC domain-containing protein, whose translation MMQPDLSTRIAGIFHGPIATPWADKAPTAIHKSPVHGLQQIDFDGFTGDAQADLTVHGGADKAIHHYASDHYRLWQDEAEMPFTSVPAAFGENIASLGMTEDTLCIGDILRLGTAVVQISQGRQPCWKLGHYTGNTRMPYLFQKTGRTGWYYRVLEPGTAQTGDTITLMERRQSGWTVQRVTRARLTRKVSPEDAAVLARMEDLAAGWRAAFTRMAEGDTGEDTRARLTGAQE comes from the coding sequence ATGATGCAACCTGACCTTTCAACCCGGATAGCGGGGATTTTTCACGGTCCTATTGCCACCCCTTGGGCAGACAAGGCCCCGACGGCCATCCACAAATCTCCCGTTCATGGGCTGCAGCAGATAGACTTCGACGGCTTCACCGGGGATGCCCAGGCAGATCTAACTGTCCATGGCGGCGCGGATAAGGCGATCCATCACTACGCAAGCGATCATTATCGCCTATGGCAGGACGAAGCAGAGATGCCGTTCACCTCGGTGCCTGCCGCTTTTGGTGAGAATATCGCCAGCCTGGGGATGACCGAGGACACCCTCTGTATTGGTGATATCCTGCGATTGGGCACCGCCGTCGTTCAGATCAGCCAAGGGCGGCAACCCTGCTGGAAACTGGGACACTATACCGGCAACACACGGATGCCCTACCTGTTTCAAAAAACAGGACGCACCGGATGGTACTACCGGGTGCTTGAGCCCGGAACCGCGCAGACAGGGGATACCATCACGCTGATGGAACGGCGACAGTCAGGCTGGACGGTACAGCGTGTCACGCGCGCACGGCTCACCCGTAAGGTTTCACCGGAAGATGCCGCAGTGCTGGCACGTATGGAGGATCTCGCCGCAGGTTGGCGCGCCGCCTTCACCCGCATGGCAGAGGGAGACACTGGCGAAGATACCCGCGCGCGGTTGACTGGCGCGCAGGAGTAG
- a CDS encoding MarR family transcriptional regulator encodes MTSQSRIRSLINRLARIDAAGGWSGSLNPAQYAALDYLGRANRYSRAPSHVAEFLGTTRGTMSQTLKALARKGFVQEQPKTGDQRSISYGLTAEGLALAEAPSVIGAALSELEDQVAEALESALAATLRTALDARGGRAFGLCKTCQFHDTGPAHGYCTLLNLPLQPGDRDLICVEHKALSDDAT; translated from the coding sequence ATGACATCACAATCCCGTATTCGTTCGCTGATCAATCGTCTGGCCCGCATCGACGCCGCTGGCGGATGGTCGGGCAGCCTCAACCCCGCCCAATACGCTGCATTGGATTACCTCGGACGCGCCAACCGATACTCAAGAGCGCCCTCTCACGTGGCTGAGTTCCTTGGGACAACACGCGGCACCATGTCCCAGACGTTAAAGGCGCTCGCACGCAAAGGATTTGTTCAGGAGCAACCCAAAACCGGTGATCAGCGCTCGATTTCCTATGGATTGACCGCAGAAGGGCTGGCACTTGCAGAAGCGCCTTCTGTCATCGGCGCGGCTTTGTCAGAGCTGGAGGATCAGGTGGCAGAGGCGTTGGAAAGCGCATTGGCGGCAACCTTGCGGACCGCATTAGACGCCCGTGGCGGGCGGGCTTTTGGCTTATGCAAAACCTGCCAGTTTCACGATACCGGCCCTGCCCATGGCTACTGTACCCTGCTGAATCTACCACTTCAGCCCGGTGACAGAGATCTAATTTGTGTGGAACATAAGGCGCTTTCAGATGATGCAACCTGA
- a CDS encoding PDR/VanB family oxidoreductase produces the protein MDTRIARLVGKTALSPDTADFSFELIEGRFSGLESGAHVDVHLGSDLVRQYSIWNWSQDGRQLNIAVKQEANGRGGSRAMHALQCGDEIALGTPRNNFRLQPNTHANTDYVTLIAGGIGATPLVAMARELANARRDFQVYYLVRSQDLAAMDQQFRALDLGDRYHLHCDDTDGQLDLAEVLRSMPMGSDVYTCGPEPMLNAVLEAGSVMRGGTIHFERFAVLADTDTGNNESFDIEIQSTGAMLRVSAEESILDVLKANGIAVDFGCSEGLCGACLVDVLDGEVDHRDGILTPEEQATNSYLCTCVSRAKGDKLVLNL, from the coding sequence ATGGACACCCGGATCGCCCGTCTTGTTGGCAAAACTGCACTAAGCCCTGATACCGCCGATTTTTCCTTTGAACTCATTGAGGGGCGGTTTTCCGGTCTGGAATCCGGTGCGCATGTTGATGTGCACCTAGGTTCGGACCTTGTGCGGCAGTATTCGATCTGGAACTGGAGCCAGGATGGCCGTCAGCTGAATATTGCCGTCAAACAGGAAGCCAACGGCCGTGGCGGATCGCGTGCCATGCACGCATTGCAATGTGGGGATGAAATTGCGCTCGGCACTCCCCGTAACAATTTCAGATTACAGCCCAACACGCATGCCAATACGGATTATGTCACTTTGATCGCGGGTGGAATCGGTGCCACACCTCTAGTGGCCATGGCACGTGAGTTGGCGAATGCGCGGCGGGATTTTCAGGTTTACTATCTGGTCCGCTCACAGGATCTGGCCGCGATGGATCAGCAGTTTCGCGCGCTGGATCTGGGGGACCGTTATCATCTGCATTGTGACGATACCGACGGCCAGCTGGATCTGGCCGAGGTTCTGCGATCAATGCCGATGGGGAGTGATGTCTACACCTGTGGGCCGGAGCCGATGCTGAACGCGGTGCTGGAGGCAGGCAGTGTCATGCGCGGTGGCACCATCCATTTCGAACGTTTTGCTGTCCTTGCCGATACGGATACGGGTAACAATGAAAGCTTTGACATCGAAATCCAGTCAACCGGCGCAATGCTGCGGGTGTCCGCTGAAGAGAGCATTCTGGACGTCCTAAAGGCCAACGGCATCGCGGTGGATTTCGGCTGTTCTGAGGGTCTGTGCGGGGCCTGTCTCGTTGATGTGCTCGACGGGGAAGTGGATCATCGCGATGGCATCCTGACACCAGAGGAACAGGCGACAAACAGCTATCTCTGCACCTGTGTCTCCCGGGCCAAGGGAGATAAACTGGTGCTAAATCTCTGA
- a CDS encoding LysR substrate-binding domain-containing protein, giving the protein MSRRHYDLPPLTTLAAFETAARHLSFKNAAQELSVTPGAVSHQIKALEGELGVALFQRKHRGVELTREGQGLYESLATSFRQISRQLSKTRQMGEEDAVTVGSTTAVAALWLSPVIIQFWREYPDLNIHQITQDRPFHDTREFDFFIRYGRDSDATLAHTAIYRDQLVPVARPDLAAGLNGASLQELAEQRLIHLQSASQSWTTWADWFHELGHKGDIAAGTRVTSYSVALQIARKGAGVALGWRRLIQPMLDSGKLAIVGHHSVPAPREFYLVGLPEDELSPNALKLKQWILSQARDTSV; this is encoded by the coding sequence ATGTCCAGACGCCACTATGACCTACCACCCCTCACCACACTGGCGGCCTTCGAAACCGCCGCGCGCCACCTAAGTTTCAAAAATGCTGCGCAGGAATTATCTGTTACACCGGGCGCAGTCAGCCATCAGATCAAGGCGCTGGAGGGAGAGCTTGGTGTTGCTCTGTTTCAGCGAAAACACCGTGGCGTTGAACTCACCCGTGAGGGGCAGGGGCTGTATGAGAGCTTGGCCACATCGTTCCGGCAAATCTCGCGCCAGCTGTCAAAAACCCGACAAATGGGCGAGGAGGACGCGGTAACAGTCGGATCGACCACGGCAGTGGCAGCGCTTTGGCTGTCTCCAGTGATTATCCAGTTTTGGCGGGAATACCCGGATCTGAACATTCATCAGATCACGCAGGACCGCCCGTTTCATGACACGCGGGAGTTTGATTTTTTTATCCGCTATGGACGAGACAGTGATGCCACACTGGCGCATACCGCAATCTACCGTGATCAACTGGTGCCCGTTGCGCGGCCCGATCTCGCGGCGGGGCTTAACGGTGCTTCCCTGCAGGAACTCGCAGAGCAACGGCTGATCCACCTGCAAAGCGCGAGCCAGAGTTGGACAACTTGGGCCGACTGGTTCCACGAATTGGGCCACAAGGGCGACATCGCTGCTGGCACCCGGGTGACCAGCTATTCGGTTGCGCTGCAAATCGCACGAAAGGGGGCAGGCGTTGCGCTTGGGTGGCGGCGACTGATCCAGCCGATGCTGGACAGCGGCAAGCTGGCGATTGTTGGCCATCATAGTGTTCCGGCACCACGGGAATTCTATCTGGTCGGGTTGCCGGAGGATGAACTGTCACCCAATGCGCTCAAGCTGAAACAATGGATCCTGTCGCAAGCGCGCGATACATCAGTTTAG
- a CDS encoding aromatic ring-hydroxylating oxygenase subunit alpha gives MNTHSPLSSVLTSVNTANGLPNEHYVDPRVFDEEKKSVLFANWSGIGFAKDIPEAGDAKPIDFLGMPLLLVRDRTGEIGVFQNTCRHRGMILVDKPQKIRGAIRCPYHSWCYGLNGALRTTPHVGGPGQNTHEDVDMDKLGLIRIRSHIWRDVIFVNVDGQAPDFTEVHAGLLERWQEFETPIHHGGEGSSLKLEVATNWKLAVENYCESYHLPWVHPGLNSYSRLEDHYNIEERGQYSGQGTLVYRQLTDEGGAKLPDFAGLSDQWDEGAEYIAVYPNVLLGVQRDHSFAIVLEPKDCGHTVEHIELYYAQSERDTPELDGLRASNAQLWKTVFEEDVFVVEGMQKGRHGILFDGGRFSPAMDGPTHNFHHWVATQVQRGRAV, from the coding sequence ATGAACACACATAGCCCCCTGTCGTCTGTGCTGACCTCGGTTAACACCGCCAATGGTCTGCCAAATGAACATTACGTCGATCCACGCGTTTTTGACGAAGAAAAGAAATCGGTTCTGTTCGCGAATTGGTCGGGTATCGGCTTTGCCAAGGACATACCGGAGGCAGGGGACGCCAAGCCGATTGATTTCCTTGGCATGCCACTGTTGCTGGTGCGGGACCGTACTGGTGAAATTGGCGTGTTTCAGAACACCTGCCGTCACCGGGGCATGATCCTTGTCGACAAACCGCAAAAGATCCGTGGTGCCATCCGCTGCCCTTATCACAGCTGGTGCTACGGGCTGAACGGCGCCTTGCGGACAACACCACATGTTGGCGGACCGGGGCAAAACACCCATGAAGACGTCGATATGGATAAACTGGGTCTGATCCGTATCCGCTCACATATCTGGCGGGATGTGATTTTTGTAAACGTCGATGGGCAGGCGCCTGACTTCACTGAGGTTCATGCCGGATTGCTGGAACGCTGGCAGGAATTTGAGACGCCGATCCATCACGGCGGCGAAGGGTCCTCGCTGAAACTGGAGGTCGCGACCAACTGGAAGCTGGCGGTCGAAAACTACTGCGAGAGTTATCACCTGCCTTGGGTGCACCCCGGTCTCAACAGCTACTCCCGACTGGAGGATCACTACAATATTGAGGAGCGCGGGCAATATTCGGGTCAGGGCACCTTGGTCTATCGCCAGCTGACCGATGAGGGGGGCGCCAAACTGCCCGATTTTGCAGGATTGAGTGACCAATGGGATGAAGGTGCTGAATATATCGCAGTTTATCCCAATGTCCTGCTGGGTGTGCAGCGTGATCATAGTTTTGCGATTGTTCTGGAGCCAAAGGACTGCGGCCATACGGTCGAACATATTGAGCTCTACTATGCCCAAAGCGAGCGGGACACGCCGGAGCTTGACGGGCTGCGCGCCTCCAACGCGCAACTGTGGAAGACTGTTTTTGAGGAAGATGTCTTTGTTGTCGAAGGCATGCAGAAAGGTCGCCACGGGATATTGTTCGATGGTGGGCGTTTCTCTCCGGCGATGGACGGGCCGACGCACAACTTTCACCATTGGGTCGCAACGCAAGTACAAAGAGGGCGCGCGGTATGA
- a CDS encoding aldehyde dehydrogenase family protein — protein sequence MSDFLRDGLARNYLAGSWDEGDGGARLAVEDPGKAQDFADAAMAGEATLARALEAARASFERGDLADLQPSARGRLLLRVAREIRAIKAEGAEILCRESGKTLDAARDEFEEAALYFEYYGGVADKIEGKSIPLGPDYVDYTIYEPHGVSAQVVPWNFPVSIAARSLAPSMAAGNATIIKSPELDPIALALLGTALERAEVPAGAVSILNGIGGDLGARLVASSEVDQIVFTGSVPTGQAILRAAADTVTPSLMELGGKSAAVVFDDADLDGLMNSLQSGIFFNAGQVCSAMARVLVHRSIYDEVVARAVSLADGLTVGHGIDNPEHTPVISATQLARIEAMITTAGQDGARIAAGGARLEREGHFMAPTILSNVNPNTRVAQQEIFGPVTCITPFETEAEAITIANGTEFGLVAGVFTRDLARSHRVARKLRAGQVFVNEWFAGGISTPFGGIGKSGFGREKGLEALYNYVRTKNIAISLKG from the coding sequence ATGAGCGATTTCCTGCGCGATGGTCTGGCGCGGAACTACCTTGCCGGATCCTGGGACGAAGGGGACGGCGGCGCGCGTTTAGCGGTTGAGGATCCCGGCAAGGCACAGGATTTTGCCGATGCGGCGATGGCGGGGGAGGCCACATTAGCCCGTGCGCTGGAGGCCGCGCGGGCCTCTTTTGAACGAGGTGATCTGGCGGACCTGCAGCCCTCAGCCCGCGGTCGATTGTTGCTGCGCGTGGCGCGCGAAATTCGTGCCATCAAGGCGGAAGGCGCAGAGATCCTCTGCCGTGAAAGCGGTAAGACATTGGATGCCGCAAGGGATGAATTCGAAGAAGCCGCCTTATATTTTGAATATTATGGTGGCGTTGCCGACAAAATTGAAGGGAAGTCGATCCCCCTAGGGCCGGACTACGTCGACTACACGATATATGAACCACATGGCGTATCAGCGCAGGTGGTGCCCTGGAATTTTCCAGTGTCTATCGCCGCTCGGTCGTTGGCGCCGTCAATGGCGGCAGGGAACGCCACAATTATCAAGTCGCCTGAGCTGGATCCAATCGCGCTGGCGCTGTTGGGTACGGCACTGGAACGCGCCGAGGTGCCCGCCGGCGCAGTTTCAATCCTGAATGGCATCGGCGGCGATCTTGGCGCGCGTCTGGTCGCCAGCAGTGAAGTCGATCAGATCGTCTTTACCGGATCTGTGCCTACCGGGCAGGCGATCCTGCGGGCTGCCGCTGACACGGTGACCCCGTCCCTAATGGAGCTGGGCGGCAAATCTGCGGCGGTGGTGTTTGACGATGCGGATCTGGATGGGCTGATGAATAGCCTGCAATCGGGGATTTTCTTCAATGCCGGTCAGGTCTGTTCGGCCATGGCACGGGTTCTGGTGCATCGCTCGATCTATGACGAGGTCGTGGCCCGTGCGGTTTCGTTGGCTGATGGGCTGACGGTCGGACACGGCATCGACAATCCAGAGCACACGCCAGTGATTTCCGCAACGCAGCTAGCACGGATCGAAGCGATGATCACAACCGCAGGGCAGGATGGCGCCCGTATTGCCGCCGGTGGAGCACGGCTGGAGCGTGAGGGTCATTTCATGGCGCCGACGATTTTGTCTAACGTCAACCCAAATACCCGCGTCGCCCAACAAGAGATCTTTGGACCGGTCACCTGTATCACCCCGTTTGAGACTGAGGCGGAGGCAATCACCATAGCCAATGGCACGGAGTTCGGTTTGGTCGCCGGGGTATTTACCCGTGATCTGGCGCGGTCGCACCGCGTTGCGCGTAAACTTCGCGCCGGTCAGGTGTTTGTCAATGAATGGTTCGCTGGTGGAATTTCCACCCCGTTTGGCGGCATCGGCAAATCCGGTTTTGGTCGCGAGAAAGGCTTGGAAGCGCTGTATAATTATGTGCGAACCAAGAATATCGCGATTTCGCTGAAGGGCTGA
- a CDS encoding Ldh family oxidoreductase has protein sequence MTATETLTLAEIEDLAFRALVKAGTSEANARPLAVATAMTEADGVASHGLAYIPIYAQHVECGKVDGQATPVVEQPRPAVVTVDAATGFAHSAIDQGFEKLIPLAREMGVAVLAVNNSYNCGVLGVHTQRLAQAGLLGIGFTNAPASIAPSGGAKPVVGTNPFSIAAPDADGNAALLIDQSASTIAKSEVMKHAREGKPVPEGWVLDADGQPTTDPDAGLKGSMVPSGGYKGVGIALTVELMAAAMTGATLGSVASPFSGTAGGPPKTGQFFIAVDPKATAGGAFQERLADLIASIHDQDGARLPGDGRRACRTRAASEGVAVNAALLEKVRALL, from the coding sequence ATGACTGCGACAGAAACCCTGACCCTTGCTGAAATCGAAGATCTGGCCTTCCGCGCTCTGGTCAAGGCGGGCACCTCTGAGGCCAACGCCCGTCCCCTGGCTGTCGCCACAGCCATGACCGAAGCCGATGGCGTTGCATCACACGGGCTGGCCTATATTCCAATCTACGCCCAGCATGTGGAATGCGGCAAGGTTGATGGGCAGGCCACCCCTGTTGTCGAGCAGCCCCGCCCCGCTGTGGTGACCGTGGATGCGGCAACTGGATTTGCCCACAGCGCGATTGATCAGGGGTTCGAAAAACTGATCCCACTGGCTCGTGAAATGGGTGTTGCCGTTCTCGCAGTGAACAATTCCTACAACTGCGGTGTTCTGGGGGTTCACACCCAACGTCTGGCGCAAGCGGGTCTGCTGGGTATCGGTTTCACCAATGCGCCAGCCTCAATCGCGCCCTCGGGCGGGGCCAAACCGGTTGTGGGCACCAACCCGTTCTCCATCGCGGCCCCCGATGCAGATGGCAACGCTGCGTTGCTGATCGACCAATCTGCCAGCACCATCGCCAAGAGCGAAGTGATGAAACACGCCCGCGAAGGCAAACCCGTGCCTGAGGGCTGGGTTCTGGATGCGGACGGCCAGCCGACCACTGATCCCGACGCAGGTCTCAAAGGCTCCATGGTGCCCTCCGGTGGCTACAAAGGGGTCGGCATTGCGCTGACCGTTGAACTGATGGCCGCCGCCATGACCGGTGCGACGCTCGGCTCAGTCGCCAGCCCCTTCTCCGGTACTGCGGGGGGCCCTCCGAAGACAGGTCAGTTCTTCATAGCAGTTGATCCGAAGGCAACGGCGGGCGGTGCGTTTCAGGAACGTTTGGCCGACCTCATCGCCTCTATCCATGATCAGGATGGTGCCCGCCTCCCCGGTGATGGCCGTCGTGCCTGCCGGACCCGTGCCGCATCTGAAGGTGTGGCCGTCAATGCCGCACTCTTGGAGAAGGTCCGCGCGCTCCTCTAA
- a CDS encoding DUF3726 domain-containing protein has translation MSHSLNEIEAMSKRAARGAGLSWGLAEEAAKGTRWLSSFGFPGTEMLAGLLTMNDRIPSIDVSPVSLRAEIWHAPARRMSPLIAGAALSDCAVRLLDRGRITMENVNFPLLAVPFMGGAALRLGRPVAAEWQGARLATDGKRLCVQGESDAFLTQLADQMVFSAPADMTGQKEPVMRANVSEESWDQLSQFAHRTFAPATEESRLRGAGAGLSDND, from the coding sequence ATGAGCCATTCGCTGAATGAAATCGAGGCCATGAGCAAGCGCGCTGCCCGCGGCGCTGGTCTCTCTTGGGGGCTGGCGGAAGAGGCTGCCAAGGGCACCCGATGGCTGTCTTCCTTTGGTTTTCCCGGCACCGAAATGCTGGCGGGTCTTCTGACCATGAATGACCGCATTCCGTCGATTGATGTCTCGCCTGTTTCGCTGCGGGCAGAGATCTGGCACGCGCCCGCCCGCAGGATGAGCCCGCTGATTGCCGGCGCGGCGCTGAGCGACTGCGCTGTGCGCCTGTTGGACCGCGGCCGGATCACGATGGAGAATGTGAATTTTCCCTTGCTGGCTGTCCCATTTATGGGCGGGGCCGCATTACGACTGGGGCGCCCTGTCGCTGCAGAATGGCAGGGCGCGCGGCTTGCCACCGATGGCAAGCGGCTTTGCGTGCAGGGAGAGAGCGACGCCTTTCTTACCCAACTGGCGGATCAGATGGTGTTTTCCGCACCGGCCGATATGACAGGCCAGAAGGAACCCGTCATGCGTGCCAATGTTTCGGAAGAAAGCTGGGACCAGCTAAGCCAATTCGCCCATCGCACCTTTGCGCCTGCCACCGAAGAAAGCCGCCTGCGGGGCGCTGGTGCAGGTCTCAGCGACAACGATTGA